The following are encoded in a window of Sminthopsis crassicaudata isolate SCR6 chromosome 3, ASM4859323v1, whole genome shotgun sequence genomic DNA:
- the NADK gene encoding NAD kinase isoform X3 → MKIIKNVMNDVSFNKNTWKWHIQDPASQRLTWNKSPKSVLVIKKIRDASLLQPFKALCAYLMEENNMIVYVEKKVLEDPAIVNDENFGTVKKKFCTFREDYDDISNQIDFIICLGGDGTLLYASSLFQGSVPPVMAFHLGSLGFLTPFNFENFQSQVTQVIEGNAAIVLRSRLKVKVVKEFREKKTTLQNGIEENGVLPAGLEKESNRLMMHYQVLNEVVIDRGPSSYLSNVDVYLDGHLITTVQGDGESCRPREPPHHGCRAVLIADLRHVSFPASGVIVSTPTGSTAYAAAAGASMIHPNVPAIMITPICPHSLSFRPIVVPAGVELKITLSPEARNTAWVSFDGRRRQEICHGDSISITTSCYPLPSICFRDPVSDWFESLAECLHWNVRKKQNHFTEEEEEF, encoded by the exons ATGAAGATCATAAAGAATGTTATGAACGACGTCTCGTTTAATAAAAATACCTGGAAATG gcACATTCAGGATCCAGCAAGCCAGCGGTTGACATGGAACAAATCTCCAAAGAGTGTCCTTGTAATAAAAAAGATACGAGACGCCAGTCTCCTGCAGCCTTTTAAAGCCCTCTGTGCGTATCTTATGGAG GAAAACAACATGATTGTTTATgtggaaaaaaaagttctagaaGACCCTGCCatagtgaatgatgaaaattttgGAACCGTGAAGAAGAAATTTTGCACCTTCAGGGAAG ATTACGACGACATCTCAAATCAGATAGACTTCATTATCTGCCTGGGAGGCGATGGGACCTTGCTTTACGCTTCTTCACTTTTCCAG GGCAGCGTGCCTCCGGTGATGGCCTTCCACCTGGGATCCCTCGGCTTTCTCACCCCATTCAACTTTGAGAACTTCCAGTCCCAAGTGACTCAGGTGATCGAAG GAAACGCTGCCATCGTTCTCCGGAGCAGGCTCAAGGTCAAGGTAGTCAAGGAGTTCCGGGAAAAGAAAACCACGCTGCAGAACGGCATCGAGGAGAATGGGGTGCTGCCCGCCGGACTGGAGAAGGAGAGCAACAGGCTGATGATGCACTACCAG GTTCTGAACGAAGTGGTGATCGATCGGGGGCCCTCCTCATACCTCTCAAATGTGGATGTTTATCTGGACGGACATCTGATAACCACAGTCCAAGGGGATGGTGAGTCCTGCAGGCCCCGGG AGCCTCCCCACCATGGCTGTCGGGCAGTGCTCATTGCTGACCTGCGCCATGTCTCGTTTCCTGCTTCAGGAGTGATTGTGTCCACGCCCACGGGGAGCACAGCATACGCCGCTGCCGCCGGAGCCTCCATGATCCACCCCAACGTCCCTGCCATCATGATCACGCCCATCTGCCCCCACTCACTGTCCTTCCGGCCCATCGTAGTGCCCGCTGGTGTGGAGCTCAAG ATCACACTGTCACCGGAAGCTCGGAACACGGCGTGGGTTTCATTTGATGGGCGGAGGAGACAAGAAATCTGCCATGGAGACAG CATCAGCATCACTACCTCTTGTTACCCTCTCCCCTCCATCTGTTTCCGGGACCCGgtgagtgactggtttgagagcTTGGCCGAGTGTCTGCACTGGAACGTCCGGAAAAAGCAGAACCACTTCACCGAGGAGGAAGAGGAGTTCTAG
- the NADK gene encoding NAD kinase isoform X4, whose translation MKIIKNVMNDVSFNKNTWKWHIQDPASQRLTWNKSPKSVLVIKKIRDASLLQPFKALCAYLMEENNMIVYVEKKVLEDPAIVNDENFGTVKKKFCTFREDYDDISNQIDFIICLGGDGTLLYASSLFQGSVPPVMAFHLGSLGFLTPFNFENFQSQVTQVIEGNAAIVLRSRLKVKVVKEFREKKTTLQNGIEENGVLPAGLEKESNRLMMHYQVLNEVVIDRGPSSYLSNVDVYLDGHLITTVQGDGVIVSTPTGSTAYAAAAGASMIHPNVPAIMITPICPHSLSFRPIVVPAGVELKITLSPEARNTAWVSFDGRRRQEICHGDSISITTSCYPLPSICFRDPVSDWFESLAECLHWNVRKKQNHFTEEEEEF comes from the exons ATGAAGATCATAAAGAATGTTATGAACGACGTCTCGTTTAATAAAAATACCTGGAAATG gcACATTCAGGATCCAGCAAGCCAGCGGTTGACATGGAACAAATCTCCAAAGAGTGTCCTTGTAATAAAAAAGATACGAGACGCCAGTCTCCTGCAGCCTTTTAAAGCCCTCTGTGCGTATCTTATGGAG GAAAACAACATGATTGTTTATgtggaaaaaaaagttctagaaGACCCTGCCatagtgaatgatgaaaattttgGAACCGTGAAGAAGAAATTTTGCACCTTCAGGGAAG ATTACGACGACATCTCAAATCAGATAGACTTCATTATCTGCCTGGGAGGCGATGGGACCTTGCTTTACGCTTCTTCACTTTTCCAG GGCAGCGTGCCTCCGGTGATGGCCTTCCACCTGGGATCCCTCGGCTTTCTCACCCCATTCAACTTTGAGAACTTCCAGTCCCAAGTGACTCAGGTGATCGAAG GAAACGCTGCCATCGTTCTCCGGAGCAGGCTCAAGGTCAAGGTAGTCAAGGAGTTCCGGGAAAAGAAAACCACGCTGCAGAACGGCATCGAGGAGAATGGGGTGCTGCCCGCCGGACTGGAGAAGGAGAGCAACAGGCTGATGATGCACTACCAG GTTCTGAACGAAGTGGTGATCGATCGGGGGCCCTCCTCATACCTCTCAAATGTGGATGTTTATCTGGACGGACATCTGATAACCACAGTCCAAGGGGATG GAGTGATTGTGTCCACGCCCACGGGGAGCACAGCATACGCCGCTGCCGCCGGAGCCTCCATGATCCACCCCAACGTCCCTGCCATCATGATCACGCCCATCTGCCCCCACTCACTGTCCTTCCGGCCCATCGTAGTGCCCGCTGGTGTGGAGCTCAAG ATCACACTGTCACCGGAAGCTCGGAACACGGCGTGGGTTTCATTTGATGGGCGGAGGAGACAAGAAATCTGCCATGGAGACAG CATCAGCATCACTACCTCTTGTTACCCTCTCCCCTCCATCTGTTTCCGGGACCCGgtgagtgactggtttgagagcTTGGCCGAGTGTCTGCACTGGAACGTCCGGAAAAAGCAGAACCACTTCACCGAGGAGGAAGAGGAGTTCTAG
- the NADK gene encoding NAD kinase isoform X5: protein MLQNPKTIMHIQDPASQRLTWNKSPKSVLVIKKIRDASLLQPFKALCAYLMEENNMIVYVEKKVLEDPAIVNDENFGTVKKKFCTFREDYDDISNQIDFIICLGGDGTLLYASSLFQGSVPPVMAFHLGSLGFLTPFNFENFQSQVTQVIEGNAAIVLRSRLKVKVVKEFREKKTTLQNGIEENGVLPAGLEKESNRLMMHYQVLNEVVIDRGPSSYLSNVDVYLDGHLITTVQGDGVIVSTPTGSTAYAAAAGASMIHPNVPAIMITPICPHSLSFRPIVVPAGVELKITLSPEARNTAWVSFDGRRRQEICHGDSISITTSCYPLPSICFRDPVSDWFESLAECLHWNVRKKQNHFTEEEEEF from the exons gcACATTCAGGATCCAGCAAGCCAGCGGTTGACATGGAACAAATCTCCAAAGAGTGTCCTTGTAATAAAAAAGATACGAGACGCCAGTCTCCTGCAGCCTTTTAAAGCCCTCTGTGCGTATCTTATGGAG GAAAACAACATGATTGTTTATgtggaaaaaaaagttctagaaGACCCTGCCatagtgaatgatgaaaattttgGAACCGTGAAGAAGAAATTTTGCACCTTCAGGGAAG ATTACGACGACATCTCAAATCAGATAGACTTCATTATCTGCCTGGGAGGCGATGGGACCTTGCTTTACGCTTCTTCACTTTTCCAG GGCAGCGTGCCTCCGGTGATGGCCTTCCACCTGGGATCCCTCGGCTTTCTCACCCCATTCAACTTTGAGAACTTCCAGTCCCAAGTGACTCAGGTGATCGAAG GAAACGCTGCCATCGTTCTCCGGAGCAGGCTCAAGGTCAAGGTAGTCAAGGAGTTCCGGGAAAAGAAAACCACGCTGCAGAACGGCATCGAGGAGAATGGGGTGCTGCCCGCCGGACTGGAGAAGGAGAGCAACAGGCTGATGATGCACTACCAG GTTCTGAACGAAGTGGTGATCGATCGGGGGCCCTCCTCATACCTCTCAAATGTGGATGTTTATCTGGACGGACATCTGATAACCACAGTCCAAGGGGATG GAGTGATTGTGTCCACGCCCACGGGGAGCACAGCATACGCCGCTGCCGCCGGAGCCTCCATGATCCACCCCAACGTCCCTGCCATCATGATCACGCCCATCTGCCCCCACTCACTGTCCTTCCGGCCCATCGTAGTGCCCGCTGGTGTGGAGCTCAAG ATCACACTGTCACCGGAAGCTCGGAACACGGCGTGGGTTTCATTTGATGGGCGGAGGAGACAAGAAATCTGCCATGGAGACAG CATCAGCATCACTACCTCTTGTTACCCTCTCCCCTCCATCTGTTTCCGGGACCCGgtgagtgactggtttgagagcTTGGCCGAGTGTCTGCACTGGAACGTCCGGAAAAAGCAGAACCACTTCACCGAGGAGGAAGAGGAGTTCTAG